From Methylopila sp. M107, a single genomic window includes:
- a CDS encoding TolC family protein produces the protein MFFRSRALALGVAIALLPAPATHAAPKSPASSLRSLTLSQALSRAVASSPGLTAADREIGAAGGRSLQAGVFPNPELSAELDNAFGSRSKRNLDAAETTLQISQLFELGGKRDARLAVAAADVDAARWDRAAMRLQVLAETAEAFARTLGAQARVAELGDQVDDLDRLTPLLQRRVEAGASSSAEISRGRLATETTRVELAKARAAFQSARRELSVLIGEKAPSFASVGGDLSRIGAPPSFDSLMSRALHTPQLTRFTAVRAQRRALLGAAQAKAVPDITAGVGWRHYREDRSNAVMASLSVPLPVFDRNQGGVIEANETLAKTEAEKAAAQRTLTVLVGNAYEALRGSYDEARLTRANVLPVAREAYDSIRSGYGEGRYSLLELLDARAALSEASLKEIDALVSFHASLASLEGLTGSALFLSRRDK, from the coding sequence ATGTTTTTCAGATCCCGCGCGCTTGCGCTGGGGGTGGCGATCGCGCTGCTTCCGGCGCCCGCGACGCATGCCGCGCCCAAATCGCCGGCTTCATCGTTGCGGTCGCTCACGCTGTCTCAGGCGCTGTCGCGCGCCGTCGCCTCGTCCCCTGGTCTCACTGCTGCGGACCGGGAGATCGGGGCGGCGGGCGGACGCAGCCTCCAGGCTGGCGTCTTCCCCAATCCCGAGCTCTCCGCCGAGCTCGACAACGCCTTCGGCTCGAGATCCAAGCGCAACCTCGACGCCGCCGAGACCACGCTCCAGATCAGCCAGCTGTTCGAGCTCGGCGGCAAGCGTGACGCCCGTCTTGCGGTCGCGGCTGCCGACGTCGACGCGGCCCGCTGGGACCGGGCCGCCATGCGCCTTCAGGTGCTCGCCGAGACCGCGGAGGCGTTCGCGAGGACCCTCGGCGCGCAAGCCCGTGTCGCGGAACTCGGGGACCAGGTCGACGATCTCGATCGCCTGACACCGCTGCTGCAGAGGCGGGTGGAAGCTGGCGCGTCCTCGAGCGCCGAGATCTCCCGCGGCCGTCTCGCCACCGAGACGACCCGTGTCGAGCTCGCCAAGGCGCGCGCCGCCTTCCAGTCGGCCCGGCGCGAGCTGTCAGTCTTGATCGGGGAGAAGGCGCCGTCCTTCGCATCCGTCGGCGGCGACCTCTCGCGGATCGGCGCGCCACCATCGTTCGACAGCCTGATGTCGCGCGCACTGCACACCCCGCAGCTCACGCGCTTCACGGCCGTGAGGGCCCAACGCCGGGCGCTGCTCGGCGCCGCGCAGGCCAAGGCCGTGCCGGACATCACCGCGGGCGTCGGCTGGCGGCACTACCGCGAGGATCGCTCGAACGCTGTCATGGCTTCGCTCAGCGTCCCACTCCCAGTGTTCGACCGAAACCAGGGCGGCGTGATCGAGGCGAACGAGACGCTCGCCAAGACCGAAGCCGAAAAGGCCGCGGCCCAGCGTACGCTCACCGTGCTGGTCGGCAACGCCTACGAGGCGCTGCGGGGGTCCTACGACGAGGCGCGGCTCACCCGCGCCAACGTGCTCCCCGTCGCCCGCGAGGCCTACGACAGCATCCGCTCCGGCTACGGCGAGGGCCGCTACTCGCTGCTCGAGCTTCTCGACGCGCGCGCCGCCCTTTCGGAAGCCTCGCTCAAGGAGATCGACGCGCTCGTCTCCTTCCACGCATCGCTCGCCAGTCTCGAAGGCCTGACGGGATCCGCCCTCTTTCTGTCCCGGAGAGACAAATGA
- a CDS encoding helix-turn-helix domain-containing protein: MSDTFAIGELGRATGTKVETVRYYERIGLLAAPRRTSGNYRAYDRGHLNRLSFIRRSRDLGFSLDQVRALLDLADQRDRPCEAVDEIAKGHLAEVERKIADLAALRDELRAMVRQCGHGAVRDCRIIEVLSPQDGLAAAPG; encoded by the coding sequence ATGTCGGACACCTTCGCGATCGGCGAACTCGGACGGGCGACGGGCACCAAGGTCGAGACCGTCCGCTACTACGAGCGCATCGGCCTGCTGGCGGCCCCGCGGCGCACATCCGGCAACTACCGAGCCTACGACCGCGGCCACCTCAACCGACTGAGCTTCATCCGGCGGTCGCGGGACCTCGGGTTCTCGCTCGACCAGGTCAGGGCGCTGCTCGACCTGGCGGACCAGCGCGACCGTCCCTGCGAGGCGGTCGACGAGATCGCCAAGGGTCACCTCGCCGAGGTCGAGCGCAAGATCGCCGACCTCGCGGCGCTGCGCGACGAGCTCCGCGCCATGGTGCGTCAATGCGGACACGGGGCGGTCAGGGACTGCCGCATCATCGAGGTGCTTTCGCCTCAGGACGGACTGGCCGCGGCGCCCGGTTAA
- a CDS encoding heavy metal translocating P-type ATPase, whose translation MAAASALKLRIEGMDCGSCAAKIETAMRRLPGVAEVEVSVAASSMSITVDEDRTTREAIRAKVDSLGFKAIDPAAGPAAVHDHTAAEASWWSTAKGRLVLTSGALLAGAWGVSWLEPQWAAWPYVVAAIVALVPVARRAVAGALNGTPFSIETLMAVAAIGAIAIGEAPEAATVVFLFAVGELLEGVAASRARAGVKALVDLIPRTARRIRGDEVETVAAQDLAVGDLVLVRPGDRIPSDGTVADGTSEVNEAPITGESRPVLKDPGSSVYAGSVNANGELRVTITKAAADNTIARIVHMVEEAQASKAPTARFIERFSRWYTPAAMAFALLVILVLPLLAGGDWQTWIYRGLAVLLIACPCALVISTPAAIASALAGGARRGLLIKGGAALETLGRVKAVAFDKTGTLTEGRPRVIDIVAVDGTADETLSKAAAVERGSSHPLGLAILEEAQSRELAIPNAFGGVAAPGKGVTARLMSGFVTVGSPRQAVEKGLLAPETAARVAELEDAGNTVVAVSEGARLIGLVALRDTLRPDAAAGLERLRTLGLRTVMLTGDNARAAAAIAGELGVEHRAELMPAAKLETIARHLKDGPIAMVGDGVNDAPALAAASVGVAMGGGTDVALETADAALLRDRVGGVAELVVLSRATLSNIWTNVALALGLKGAFLVATLAGATPLWMAILADTGATVLVTANALRLLRFDPSGTAR comes from the coding sequence ATGGCCGCTGCGAGCGCCCTGAAGCTCCGCATCGAGGGCATGGACTGCGGGTCATGCGCCGCGAAGATCGAGACCGCGATGCGTCGCCTCCCAGGCGTCGCAGAGGTCGAGGTCAGCGTCGCCGCGTCCTCGATGTCGATCACGGTCGACGAGGACCGCACCACCCGCGAGGCGATTCGGGCCAAGGTCGATAGCCTTGGGTTCAAAGCAATCGATCCCGCGGCCGGCCCCGCGGCCGTTCACGATCATACGGCAGCCGAAGCCTCCTGGTGGTCGACCGCGAAGGGCAGGCTCGTTCTCACTTCGGGCGCGCTGCTCGCCGGGGCCTGGGGCGTCTCTTGGCTCGAACCGCAGTGGGCGGCGTGGCCCTACGTGGTCGCGGCTATCGTCGCGCTCGTTCCCGTGGCCCGGCGCGCCGTTGCGGGCGCTCTCAACGGCACGCCCTTCAGCATCGAGACCTTGATGGCCGTCGCCGCCATCGGCGCGATCGCGATCGGGGAGGCGCCGGAGGCGGCGACCGTGGTCTTCCTGTTTGCGGTCGGGGAGTTGCTAGAGGGCGTCGCGGCGAGCCGGGCGCGGGCTGGCGTGAAGGCGCTCGTCGACCTCATCCCCCGGACCGCCCGGCGCATCCGCGGCGACGAGGTCGAGACGGTCGCGGCCCAGGACCTCGCGGTGGGCGACCTCGTCCTCGTCCGGCCGGGCGACCGCATCCCGTCCGACGGGACGGTGGCAGACGGGACCTCCGAGGTGAACGAGGCCCCGATCACAGGCGAGTCCCGGCCCGTTCTGAAGGACCCCGGGTCGAGCGTCTATGCGGGCAGCGTGAACGCCAACGGCGAACTCCGCGTCACAATCACGAAGGCGGCGGCCGACAACACGATCGCCCGTATCGTCCACATGGTCGAGGAGGCGCAGGCCTCGAAGGCGCCCACCGCCCGCTTCATCGAGCGCTTCAGCCGCTGGTACACGCCCGCCGCGATGGCGTTCGCGTTGCTCGTGATCCTTGTTCTGCCCTTGCTCGCGGGTGGCGACTGGCAGACCTGGATCTACCGCGGCCTCGCGGTGCTCCTCATCGCGTGCCCCTGCGCGCTAGTGATTTCGACCCCGGCGGCGATCGCCTCGGCGCTGGCGGGCGGCGCACGACGGGGCTTGCTCATCAAGGGCGGCGCGGCGCTCGAGACGCTCGGGCGGGTGAAGGCCGTCGCGTTCGACAAGACCGGAACCCTGACGGAAGGCCGCCCCAGGGTGATCGACATCGTGGCCGTCGACGGGACCGCCGACGAGACCCTCTCGAAGGCTGCCGCCGTCGAGCGCGGTTCCAGCCATCCGCTCGGGCTCGCCATCCTCGAGGAGGCGCAGTCGAGGGAGCTGGCGATCCCGAACGCGTTCGGTGGGGTCGCGGCGCCCGGCAAGGGCGTGACTGCGCGCCTGATGTCCGGCTTCGTCACCGTGGGCTCGCCGCGCCAGGCGGTCGAGAAGGGCCTGCTGGCTCCCGAAACCGCAGCGCGCGTGGCTGAGCTGGAGGACGCCGGCAACACCGTGGTGGCCGTCAGCGAGGGCGCCCGGTTGATCGGGCTGGTGGCGCTGCGGGACACCCTTCGTCCAGACGCGGCCGCGGGGCTTGAGCGCCTGCGGACACTGGGCCTGCGCACCGTCATGCTGACGGGCGACAACGCGCGCGCCGCCGCCGCGATCGCGGGCGAGCTGGGCGTCGAGCACCGCGCCGAGCTGATGCCCGCGGCCAAGCTCGAGACCATCGCGCGCCACCTCAAGGACGGGCCGATCGCGATGGTCGGGGACGGCGTGAACGACGCCCCGGCGCTCGCGGCGGCTTCGGTCGGAGTGGCAATGGGAGGCGGAACCGACGTAGCGCTCGAGACCGCCGACGCGGCCCTCCTCAGGGACAGGGTCGGCGGCGTCGCGGAGCTGGTCGTCTTGTCCCGCGCGACGCTGTCGAACATCTGGACCAACGTCGCTCTCGCGCTCGGGCTGAAGGGCGCTTTCCTTGTCGCGACGCTGGCGGGCGCGACGCCGCTGTGGATGGCGATCCTCGCCGACACCGGGGCGACGGTGCTGGTAACCGCCAACGCGCTGCGACTGCTGCGATTTGATCCGTCGGGGACGGCAAGATGA
- a CDS encoding DUF202 domain-containing protein, which translates to MDTSSPATPSSVAENPQVRLAEDRTVLAAERTYASWLRTGLSFLAVGLAAQRFLREVLPGSPLFFVSFTLIFCAVVCFGAAAWRDAEVRRRLGRAEVRLLPRFVTLGLPVMLLAMSSVAAAFLWTH; encoded by the coding sequence ATGGACACCTCGTCGCCCGCAACGCCGTCGTCCGTCGCTGAGAACCCTCAGGTCCGGCTCGCCGAGGACCGTACCGTGTTGGCGGCCGAGCGCACGTATGCCTCTTGGCTCCGGACCGGGCTATCGTTCCTTGCGGTCGGACTTGCGGCTCAGCGGTTCCTGCGGGAGGTGCTGCCTGGCTCTCCGCTGTTCTTTGTGTCGTTCACGCTGATCTTCTGCGCGGTCGTGTGCTTCGGAGCCGCGGCGTGGCGCGACGCGGAGGTGCGGCGCAGGCTTGGGCGCGCTGAGGTCAGGCTGCTGCCGAGGTTCGTGACGCTGGGATTGCCAGTGATGCTGCTCGCGATGTCGAGCGTCGCAGCCGCGTTTCTCTGGACGCACTGA
- a CDS encoding molybdopterin-dependent oxidoreductase, whose product MTASPQRKPGQIVHSDAPFNAEPRLDRLRAAYLTGRADFYVRSHGDIPDLEADSYRLTVGGAVATPRDLSLSDLIAQFPPRSVTATMQCAGNRRADLHRHRPVSGDPWAPGAIGNARWDGVGLGDVLRAAGVDESAALHVAFECHDEIDQDGERFRFGASIELKKALAAETLLATHMNGERLAAEHGKPLRVVVPGFAGVRSPKWLASITVQDAPSDNPMQADDYKLFPPHLDQETAAPADGATIEAMPLNSAICEPAEGATLNAGPCVIRGYAVACDRAIRRVDVSTDGGSTWRQAELSNDEAAPFAWTFWEIETTLSAGRHELVVRAWDAASQTQPSDPEDVWNFKGYLGSSWHRVNVTVV is encoded by the coding sequence ATGACAGCCTCACCCCAGCGCAAACCCGGCCAGATCGTCCACAGCGACGCCCCGTTCAATGCGGAGCCGCGGCTCGACCGGCTGCGTGCGGCCTATCTGACCGGACGCGCCGACTTCTATGTCCGTAGCCACGGCGACATCCCGGATCTCGAAGCCGACAGCTACCGCCTCACCGTCGGCGGCGCCGTCGCGACGCCGCGCGATCTGTCGTTGTCGGACCTCATCGCGCAGTTTCCGCCCCGCTCCGTCACTGCCACCATGCAGTGCGCCGGCAACCGTCGCGCAGATCTTCACCGCCACCGGCCGGTCTCCGGCGACCCCTGGGCGCCGGGCGCGATCGGCAACGCGCGCTGGGACGGGGTCGGACTCGGCGACGTGCTGCGCGCCGCGGGCGTGGACGAAAGCGCCGCCCTTCATGTGGCGTTCGAATGCCACGACGAGATCGACCAGGACGGGGAGCGCTTCCGCTTCGGCGCCTCGATCGAACTTAAAAAGGCGCTTGCGGCCGAGACGCTGCTCGCGACCCATATGAACGGCGAGCGGCTGGCGGCGGAGCACGGCAAGCCGCTCCGCGTCGTCGTGCCGGGTTTCGCCGGCGTGCGCAGTCCCAAGTGGCTGGCCTCGATCACGGTGCAGGACGCGCCGTCCGACAATCCGATGCAGGCGGACGACTACAAGCTGTTCCCACCGCACCTCGACCAGGAGACCGCGGCCCCCGCCGACGGCGCCACGATCGAGGCGATGCCGCTCAACTCTGCGATCTGCGAGCCGGCGGAAGGCGCGACGCTGAATGCGGGCCCCTGCGTTATCCGCGGCTACGCCGTCGCATGCGACCGCGCGATCCGACGTGTCGACGTCTCCACGGATGGCGGCTCGACGTGGCGGCAAGCCGAGCTTTCCAACGACGAGGCGGCGCCGTTCGCGTGGACATTCTGGGAGATCGAGACGACGCTGTCGGCGGGGCGCCACGAACTCGTCGTCCGGGCATGGGACGCCGCGAGTCAGACGCAGCCCTCCGACCCCGAAGATGTCTGGAATTTCAAGGGCTACCTCGGCTCGTCGTGGCACCGGGTGAACGTGACGGTCGTCTGA
- a CDS encoding RNA polymerase sigma factor has translation MKESWGRLYGYALSLCGDRDAARDLLQSCAMKALDNAAQPREAHAARAWLFGIMRNAWIDGLRRDAVRRQDPPAEPIGPTPWSYEDARIAEITVRQGLERIDPAHREVVELVDLAGFRYAEAADILSVPVGTVMSRLSRGRLALLEAIESGNVTSLERSRTSR, from the coding sequence CTGAAAGAGAGCTGGGGCCGTCTCTACGGCTATGCGCTCAGCCTGTGCGGCGACAGGGACGCCGCGCGCGACCTTTTGCAGAGCTGCGCCATGAAGGCGCTCGACAACGCCGCGCAGCCCCGCGAAGCCCACGCCGCCCGCGCCTGGCTGTTCGGCATCATGCGCAACGCGTGGATCGACGGGCTGCGGCGCGACGCGGTGCGGCGGCAGGATCCGCCGGCCGAGCCGATCGGGCCCACGCCCTGGTCCTACGAGGACGCCCGCATCGCCGAGATCACCGTGCGGCAGGGGCTCGAACGGATCGATCCGGCCCATCGCGAGGTGGTGGAGCTCGTCGACCTTGCGGGTTTCCGCTATGCCGAGGCCGCCGACATCCTTAGCGTTCCGGTCGGCACGGTGATGAGCCGCCTCTCCCGAGGGCGGCTCGCGCTGCTCGAGGCGATCGAGAGCGGTAACGTCACATCGCTGGAACGGAGCCGAACGAGCCGATGA
- a CDS encoding sulfite oxidase: MTSNTRDEAETAATPAGFDRRGFLTRAGLAGAGAVVVMRPDIVLAQDAKPAAADAKPSEAPKPVEPAPFAYEGKDAGLTGLGDRPLVAETPAHLLDDDTTPVSKFFIRMNGQIPDPTTDADGWKLMIDGEVETPLELSLKDLKERFSPKTYRMVLECGGNGRSFFQPPARGNQWTNGGAGCAEWTGVPLAEVLKVAKVKPSAKYTAHSGVDPHLSGDPKKQSLSRGMPVAKAMDEHNLLVFAMNGEPLPNVHGGPLRLVVPGWPGSLSHKWLTKITLRDREHDGQGMTGHSYRLPEKPMVPGSKGDGVAFRILESMPIRAVTTSPANGARMPAGAHDLKLRGAAWGGDVPVKRVDVTIDGGQTWIEAKLAPVKNRYDWNRWTAEIKLPSDGYFEIFARATDAEGKTQPTLATNWNPQGYGGNAQHRIAILVG; this comes from the coding sequence ATGACTTCGAACACCCGAGATGAGGCCGAAACCGCAGCGACGCCCGCCGGTTTCGATCGCCGCGGCTTCCTCACCCGCGCCGGACTGGCGGGAGCAGGCGCGGTGGTCGTGATGCGACCGGACATCGTGCTGGCGCAGGACGCCAAGCCCGCCGCCGCGGATGCAAAGCCTTCCGAAGCTCCGAAGCCGGTTGAGCCCGCGCCCTTCGCCTATGAGGGCAAGGACGCCGGCCTGACCGGCCTCGGCGACCGGCCGCTGGTGGCCGAGACGCCGGCCCATCTGCTCGATGACGACACCACGCCAGTCTCGAAGTTCTTCATCCGCATGAACGGCCAAATCCCAGATCCGACCACGGACGCGGACGGCTGGAAACTCATGATCGACGGCGAGGTCGAGACGCCGCTTGAGCTCTCGCTCAAGGATCTAAAGGAGCGCTTCAGCCCCAAGACCTATCGCATGGTGCTCGAATGCGGCGGCAACGGCCGCTCCTTCTTTCAGCCGCCGGCCCGCGGCAACCAGTGGACCAACGGCGGCGCAGGCTGCGCCGAGTGGACCGGCGTGCCGCTCGCCGAGGTTCTGAAGGTCGCGAAGGTCAAGCCGTCGGCGAAATACACCGCCCACAGCGGCGTCGATCCGCACCTGTCGGGCGACCCGAAGAAGCAGAGCCTTTCGCGGGGCATGCCAGTGGCCAAGGCGATGGACGAGCACAATCTCCTCGTCTTCGCCATGAACGGCGAGCCGCTGCCCAACGTCCATGGCGGGCCCCTCCGGCTCGTCGTGCCAGGCTGGCCGGGCTCGCTGTCGCACAAATGGCTGACCAAGATCACCCTGCGCGACAGGGAGCACGACGGTCAGGGCATGACAGGCCATTCCTACCGTCTGCCCGAAAAGCCGATGGTGCCGGGCTCCAAGGGCGACGGCGTCGCCTTCCGCATCCTAGAGTCGATGCCGATCCGCGCGGTCACGACGTCGCCCGCGAACGGCGCGAGGATGCCGGCGGGCGCACATGATCTGAAACTGCGCGGCGCCGCCTGGGGCGGCGACGTCCCCGTCAAGCGCGTCGACGTCACGATCGACGGCGGCCAAACATGGATCGAGGCCAAGCTTGCGCCAGTGAAGAACCGCTACGACTGGAACCGCTGGACCGCGGAGATCAAGCTGCCATCGGACGGCTATTTTGAGATTTTCGCGCGGGCGACCGACGCCGAGGGCAAGACCCAGCCGACGCTCGCGACCAACTGGAATCCGCAAGGCTACGGCGGCAACGCCCAGCACCGCATCGCGATTTTGGTGGGCTGA
- a CDS encoding DUF302 domain-containing protein, whose translation MPRMIFLASLVAAVVGGTATHAADAGSAMTSASNFAATLAKARAAIESKKLTVFAEIDHSRAAEKAGLSLPPTTLLIFGNPKGGTPLMACDQAIGIDLPLKALIWQDAAGVVRIKFSDPASIAASHGLGDCAKAAVDAMSKAVKSIAAEAVAG comes from the coding sequence ATGCCGAGGATGATCTTTCTTGCGTCTTTGGTCGCCGCCGTGGTCGGCGGGACCGCAACCCATGCGGCCGACGCTGGCTCTGCGATGACGAGCGCGTCCAATTTCGCAGCGACGCTCGCCAAGGCGCGAGCCGCCATCGAGTCGAAGAAACTGACGGTCTTCGCCGAGATCGATCATTCCCGCGCGGCGGAGAAAGCGGGCCTTTCGTTGCCGCCTACGACGCTTCTCATCTTCGGCAATCCGAAAGGCGGCACGCCTCTCATGGCCTGCGACCAGGCGATCGGAATCGATCTGCCGCTCAAGGCTCTGATCTGGCAGGACGCCGCTGGCGTCGTTCGGATCAAGTTTTCGGACCCGGCCTCGATTGCGGCCAGCCATGGGCTTGGCGATTGCGCCAAGGCTGCCGTCGACGCCATGTCCAAGGCCGTAAAGTCGATCGCCGCCGAGGCCGTCGCCGGTTGA
- a CDS encoding TDT family transporter — MTYEHMREVTLGLRPLSRLASPREVVRQFTPNWFAATMGTGILAIALAQFETSVPALHGVAEGLWMFNIGLFALFSCLYAARWIFFFDGARRIFGHSVVSMFFGCIPMGLATIVNGFLIFGLSRFGPVAVDIAWTLWWIDVALAAVCGVAIPFLMFTRQTHAIDQMTAVWLLPVVAAEVVAVSGGLLAPHLADGHAQLVMLTLSYVLWALSVPVAMSILVVLLLRMALHNLPHANMAASSWLALGPIGTGALGLMTLGGAAPAILAANGLERFGAFADGLGLFGGLLLWGYGLWWFALALIVTLRYLRDGLPFNIGWWGYTFPIGVYAVATLKLGTMLPIGAIYGFGTLLVAALGLLWLIVGARTVGGAWRGDLFVAPCLKSE; from the coding sequence ATGACATATGAACACATGCGTGAGGTGACGCTCGGGCTGCGGCCGCTGTCGCGGCTTGCGAGCCCGCGCGAAGTGGTCCGCCAGTTCACGCCGAACTGGTTCGCCGCCACCATGGGCACCGGCATTCTCGCCATCGCGCTCGCCCAGTTCGAGACGTCGGTCCCGGCGCTTCATGGCGTCGCTGAAGGGCTCTGGATGTTCAACATTGGCCTGTTCGCGCTGTTCTCCTGTCTCTACGCCGCGCGCTGGATCTTCTTCTTCGACGGCGCACGCCGCATCTTCGGCCACTCGGTGGTCTCGATGTTCTTCGGCTGCATCCCGATGGGCCTCGCCACCATCGTCAACGGCTTCCTGATCTTTGGGCTGTCCCGTTTCGGGCCTGTCGCGGTCGACATCGCCTGGACGCTCTGGTGGATCGACGTGGCGCTCGCCGCTGTCTGCGGCGTCGCGATCCCATTCCTGATGTTCACCCGCCAGACGCACGCCATTGACCAGATGACGGCGGTCTGGCTGCTTCCCGTCGTCGCGGCCGAGGTCGTGGCCGTCTCCGGCGGGCTGCTGGCGCCGCATCTGGCGGACGGCCACGCTCAGCTCGTGATGCTGACGCTGTCCTACGTGCTCTGGGCGCTTTCGGTCCCGGTCGCCATGAGCATCCTGGTGGTGCTGCTGCTCCGGATGGCGCTGCATAACCTGCCGCACGCCAACATGGCGGCCTCAAGCTGGCTCGCGCTCGGACCGATCGGCACCGGCGCGCTCGGCCTGATGACGCTCGGCGGCGCGGCGCCGGCGATCCTGGCCGCGAACGGGCTCGAGCGCTTCGGCGCCTTCGCGGACGGGCTTGGCCTGTTCGGCGGGCTGCTGCTCTGGGGCTACGGCCTGTGGTGGTTCGCGCTCGCGCTGATCGTCACGCTGCGCTACCTTCGCGACGGGCTGCCGTTCAACATCGGCTGGTGGGGCTACACCTTCCCGATCGGCGTCTATGCCGTGGCGACGCTCAAGCTCGGGACGATGCTGCCGATCGGCGCGATTTATGGCTTCGGCACGCTGCTGGTGGCGGCGCTTGGCTTGCTCTGGCTGATCGTCGGCGCCCGCACGGTCGGCGGCGCCTGGCGCGGCGACCTGTTCGTGGCGCCCTGTCTGAAGAGCGAATAA
- a CDS encoding beta-propeller fold lactonase family protein, producing MKRLALIAAGLLTATSAYALPQDGDRVYTADQNSNTVSVIDPVKNETLGQIKLGDPRPNVLSPLYKGQVNVHGLGFSPDHKTVVAVSTVTNSVTFIDTATNTVKGTAYIGRNPHEAFFTPDGREVWSTVRGEDHLAVIDPTTFKEIGQIKTTSGPGMTIFSKDGKLAFVANSFNPQVDVIDVATKKIIKQIKVVSPFSPFIQVTPDGSEAWMTHKDVGKVTRIDTKTLEVKGVIDSGPISNHLAFGMSGGKTLAYVTIGGQNVVKVYTLDDEAKLAATIPVGALPHGIWASGDGSRVYVGLENGDGVDVIDAESNKAVAHMAIGQAPQALVYVPGAAPAGADTENLTPLRKSLQNLTLNLKAPEGGMGAGQVVARNLGLIDIIEVSVSKLKPDTAYSVFMDGAAEPVAAFKTNEKGAAMASATGPVRSIVKPDAAARSGKLRVVEGEAAKATDAAALSGG from the coding sequence ATGAAGCGCCTCGCCCTCATCGCCGCCGGTCTGCTGACCGCGACCTCGGCCTACGCGCTCCCGCAGGACGGCGATCGCGTCTACACCGCCGACCAGAACTCGAACACGGTCTCGGTTATCGACCCCGTGAAGAACGAGACGCTCGGCCAGATCAAGCTCGGCGACCCGCGTCCCAACGTGCTGAGCCCGCTCTACAAAGGTCAGGTCAACGTCCACGGCCTCGGTTTCTCGCCGGACCACAAGACGGTCGTGGCGGTCTCGACCGTGACCAACTCCGTCACCTTCATCGACACCGCGACGAACACCGTGAAAGGCACGGCCTATATCGGCCGCAACCCGCACGAGGCCTTCTTCACGCCGGACGGCAGGGAGGTGTGGTCGACGGTGCGCGGCGAGGACCATCTGGCCGTCATCGACCCGACGACCTTCAAGGAGATAGGCCAGATCAAGACCACCAGCGGTCCGGGCATGACGATCTTCTCGAAGGACGGGAAGCTTGCTTTCGTCGCGAACAGCTTCAACCCCCAAGTCGACGTCATCGACGTGGCGACGAAGAAGATCATCAAGCAGATCAAGGTCGTGTCGCCGTTCTCGCCTTTCATCCAGGTGACGCCGGACGGGTCAGAAGCCTGGATGACGCACAAGGACGTTGGCAAGGTCACGCGGATTGACACCAAGACGCTCGAGGTCAAGGGCGTGATCGACAGCGGCCCGATCTCGAACCATCTCGCCTTCGGCATGAGCGGCGGCAAGACGCTCGCTTACGTCACCATCGGGGGCCAGAACGTGGTCAAGGTCTACACGCTCGACGACGAGGCCAAGCTTGCCGCCACGATCCCGGTTGGGGCGCTGCCGCACGGGATCTGGGCGAGCGGCGATGGCAGCCGGGTCTACGTCGGCCTGGAGAACGGCGACGGCGTCGACGTGATCGACGCCGAGAGCAACAAGGCGGTCGCCCATATGGCGATCGGGCAAGCGCCGCAGGCGCTGGTCTACGTTCCAGGCGCTGCGCCGGCCGGCGCAGACACGGAGAACCTGACGCCGCTGAGGAAGAGCTTGCAGAACCTGACGCTGAATCTCAAGGCGCCCGAGGGCGGCATGGGCGCAGGGCAAGTGGTGGCGCGCAATCTCGGGCTGATCGACATCATCGAAGTCAGCGTTTCCAAGCTGAAGCCCGACACCGCCTACAGCGTATTCATGGACGGCGCGGCGGAACCGGTCGCAGCGTTCAAGACAAACGAGAAGGGCGCCGCCATGGCCTCCGCCACCGGCCCGGTGCGGTCTATCGTAAAGCCGGACGCGGCGGCCAGGAGCGGCAAGCTCAGGGTCGTCGAGGGCGAGGCCGCGAAGGCGACCGATGCGGCGGCGCTGTCGGGCGGCTAA
- a CDS encoding DUF305 domain-containing protein, with the protein MRTAVLLGAALVAFAIPAHAQEAHVHSSMTTPAPAVPANANPKAANYAASNAKTMERMHAGMMGVALTGDPAHDFLSQMIPHHQGAIDMAKAALLASDDPTIRNLAQSIIVEQTYEIDLMTRLLAEKASANKDAPK; encoded by the coding sequence ATGCGGACCGCCGTCCTTCTCGGCGCAGCGCTCGTCGCGTTCGCCATTCCCGCCCATGCGCAAGAAGCGCACGTCCATTCCTCGATGACCACGCCTGCGCCGGCCGTGCCGGCGAACGCCAACCCCAAGGCCGCCAACTACGCCGCGAGCAACGCCAAAACCATGGAGCGGATGCACGCCGGCATGATGGGCGTGGCCCTCACCGGCGACCCCGCCCACGACTTCCTCTCGCAGATGATCCCGCATCATCAGGGCGCGATCGACATGGCCAAGGCCGCGCTGCTCGCGTCCGACGACCCGACCATCCGCAACCTCGCCCAGTCGATCATTGTCGAGCAGACATACGAGATCGACCTGATGACCCGCCTGCTCGCCGAGAAAGCCTCGGCCAACAAGGACGCCCCCAAATGA